From Candidatus Zixiibacteriota bacterium, a single genomic window includes:
- a CDS encoding di-heme oxidoredictase family protein: MTSPPTRGDDFESAFDDLPHELNAMFAAGDENFERVFIVSDGLGPIFNNTGCASCHPGDGRGTPNEALIRFSVNGDLLPAHGGPQLQDKAIPGVLPESLPGEVALQSSTRLPPPVFGVGLIEHIPAEAILANADPDDSDGDGVSGRPNWVRAAPFVPSSEIGGGAGDQLGRFGRKANVSSLLQQVVEAYHQDIGITSDFLPSENPHPQAGGFAVGDIVADPELTAAEVLQTTVYVRLLAPPKRGSVTARVETGKEVFYGIGCAKCHVPTMHTGPSNIGPLDRVAVHLYSDLLIHDMGDGLADHRPDGQASGYEWKTPPLWGTRLVREFLNGKAFYLHDGRATTLDEAIRWHGGEAESAKLGYEALDEARREALLAFLRSL; encoded by the coding sequence ATGACCAGTCCGCCGACTCGGGGCGATGATTTCGAATCGGCGTTCGACGATCTGCCACACGAATTGAACGCCATGTTTGCGGCGGGAGATGAAAACTTCGAACGCGTGTTCATAGTCTCCGATGGCCTCGGTCCGATCTTCAACAACACTGGGTGTGCAAGCTGTCATCCCGGCGACGGGCGGGGGACTCCGAACGAGGCACTGATTCGGTTCAGTGTGAACGGTGATCTGTTGCCCGCGCATGGCGGCCCGCAACTACAGGACAAGGCCATCCCTGGAGTCCTGCCCGAATCCCTGCCCGGAGAGGTTGCGTTACAGTCCTCGACCCGTCTGCCGCCTCCCGTTTTCGGCGTCGGTTTGATCGAGCACATTCCGGCTGAGGCAATCCTGGCCAATGCGGATCCCGACGATTCCGACGGCGACGGCGTCTCCGGTCGTCCGAACTGGGTACGGGCGGCGCCATTTGTTCCCTCCTCAGAGATTGGCGGTGGCGCGGGCGACCAGCTTGGTCGCTTTGGACGAAAAGCCAATGTTTCCTCTCTGTTGCAGCAAGTCGTGGAGGCGTATCATCAGGATATCGGCATCACCAGTGACTTCCTGCCGTCGGAGAATCCCCATCCGCAAGCCGGCGGGTTTGCGGTCGGGGACATTGTGGCCGATCCGGAACTCACGGCCGCCGAGGTGCTTCAGACTACAGTCTATGTGAGACTTCTGGCGCCGCCGAAACGGGGAAGCGTGACGGCGCGGGTGGAAACTGGGAAAGAGGTTTTCTACGGCATCGGATGCGCCAAATGTCACGTGCCCACCATGCATACAGGTCCCAGTAACATTGGCCCCCTTGATCGCGTGGCTGTCCACCTCTATTCCGATCTGTTGATACATGATATGGGCGACGGACTCGCGGATCACCGTCCCGACGGGCAGGCTTCAGGATATGAATGGAAAACTCCGCCCCTTTGGGGGACGCGGTTGGTACGGGAGTTTCTCAACGGCAAGGCATTCTATCTCCACGACGGCCGGGCGACGACTTTGGATGAGGCGATTCGTTGGCACGGAGGCGAAGCGGAGTCTGCCAAGCTGGGCTATGAAGCTCTCGATGAGGCACGGCGGGAAGCGCTGCTGGCGTTTTTGCGATCGCTGTAA
- a CDS encoding TIGR00300 family protein — protein sequence MAKSQRHTASVSATGHLVDSGMLSEAMDRIVRGGGTFRVHEFDLGRTNADPSRATLEVGAESRRLLDELLDRLVQLGFYTDAVKQLVVKRAPRDGAAPDGFYSTTNHATEIYSNGRWRRVRHQRMDTTIVVNSDNDSPVCRKLRDLKRGERVVCGHDGIRILPEFKRRDRSDFGFMTTDVSSEKKVEWVVGRLCDWITKRTGKLIVVAGPVVIHTGGGEPLAAMIRDGHVDVLLGGNALAVHDVERALFGTSLGIDTATGVAVEHGHQNHMRAINAICRAGNLRKAVQRGIIKDGVMHALISRHVPYVLAGSIRDDGPLPEVISDAIAAQEAYARHLRDAEIVLMLSSMLHSIAVGNMLPAWVKTVCVDINAQVVTKLADRGSHQAIGCVTDVGLFLHMLSDRLRNLKSTN from the coding sequence ATGGCGAAGTCACAGCGACACACCGCCAGCGTCTCGGCGACCGGGCATCTGGTCGACTCCGGCATGCTGTCGGAAGCGATGGACCGGATCGTGCGCGGCGGCGGCACTTTCCGCGTGCACGAGTTCGATTTGGGGCGCACCAACGCCGATCCCAGCCGCGCCACGCTTGAAGTCGGCGCCGAATCCAGGCGTCTGCTCGATGAACTGCTCGACCGTCTGGTGCAGCTTGGGTTCTACACCGATGCGGTTAAACAATTGGTCGTGAAACGTGCCCCGCGCGATGGCGCTGCGCCCGATGGGTTCTATTCCACCACCAACCACGCCACCGAAATCTACAGCAACGGCCGCTGGCGGCGTGTTCGCCATCAGCGCATGGACACGACCATTGTCGTAAACAGCGACAACGATTCTCCGGTGTGCCGCAAATTGCGCGACCTGAAACGCGGCGAGCGCGTGGTCTGCGGCCACGACGGCATTCGCATTCTGCCGGAATTCAAACGACGCGACCGGTCCGACTTCGGCTTCATGACCACCGATGTTTCGTCGGAAAAGAAAGTCGAATGGGTAGTCGGGCGCCTGTGTGACTGGATTACGAAACGCACCGGCAAGCTGATCGTCGTGGCCGGACCCGTAGTCATCCACACCGGCGGCGGCGAACCTTTGGCGGCGATGATTCGCGATGGACACGTCGATGTCCTGCTGGGCGGCAATGCCTTGGCGGTCCACGATGTCGAACGCGCTCTGTTTGGCACCTCCCTGGGGATCGACACCGCGACGGGCGTCGCCGTCGAGCATGGCCACCAGAATCACATGCGCGCGATCAATGCCATCTGTCGCGCGGGCAATCTCAGGAAGGCGGTGCAACGCGGCATTATCAAAGATGGTGTCATGCACGCGCTGATCAGCCGTCACGTGCCGTACGTCCTCGCCGGTTCGATCCGCGACGACGGCCCATTGCCCGAGGTCATCAGCGATGCGATCGCAGCACAGGAAGCATATGCACGGCATCTGCGCGACGCTGAGATTGTCCTGATGCTCTCCTCGATGTTGCATTCCATCGCAGTCGGCAACATGCTCCCGGCATGGGTCAAGACCGTGTGTGTTGATATCAACGCACAGGTCGTGACCAAGCTCGCCGACCGGGGATCGCATCAGGCGATTGGCTGTGTTACTGATGTCGGTCTATTCCTCCATATGCTGTCGGATCGGCTTCGTAACTTGAAATCGACTAACTGA